Part of the Paenarthrobacter sp. JL.01a genome is shown below.
GTGATGGCGGCCATGGGCGCCGCGGCGTCTCCCCATCCGTGCCGCTCCCAATTGCGCTGGGCGTCGGCGATGGGATCGCGGGGGAGTGGGGTGCCCATGGGCCTCCTAGTGGTGGGGTGCCGGCTGCTCGACGTGCCTAGTCTTTCAGATTCGGGAACTCTTCTTCGGTATATTCCACGCCCAAACCCGAAGGCAGTGGACCGTCTCCATGCCGCTGGACTTCAGATCCCCGGAGCTCAACCCGTCGGATCTTGCCCGAAATGGTCTTGGGCAGCTCGCCGAATTCGAGCCTCCGGATCCGCTTGAACGGTGCCAGGTGTTCGCGGCAGTATCGCAGGATGTCTTCCGCCACCGCAGGACCGGCTTCGTAGCCGGCGGCCAGCACCACGAAGGCCTTCGGAACCGACAGCTTCACCGCGTCAGGGGACGGTACGACGGCGGCCTCCGCCACTGCGGGGTGCTCGATCAGTACGCTTTCGAGCTCGAAAGGCGACAAGCGGTAATCCGAGGACTTGAAAACGTCGTCGTCACGGCCAACGTAAGTGATCACGCCGTCGGGGTCCCGGCTGGCCATGTCGCCTGTGTGGTAGTAGCCATTCCGGAAGGCATCGGCGGTTTTCGCCTCGTCGCCAAAGTAGCTCTTCATGAGCCCCACGGGCCGGGGGTCCAAGCGCAAGCAGAGTTCGCCGTCGTCGGCTTCTTCACCGGTGAGCGGGTCCACCAGGACGACGTCGTACCCGGGGAGTGGGCGCCCCATCGAGCCGATTTTCACCGGCTGCGCGGGCGTGTTGGCTATCTGGACCGTGGACTCGGTCTGGCCGAAGCCGTCCCGGATTGTCACGCCCCAGGCTTCCTCCACTTGGCCGATGACCTCCGCGTTCAGCGGCTCTCCTGCCGAAACCACTTTCCGGGGAGGGCTTGTCAGCTGCTTCAGGTCAGCCTGGATGAGCATGCGCCACACGGTGGGCGGGGCGCAGAAGCTGGTGACGCCTTCGCGGCCCATCTGTGCCATGAGGGCGGCTGCGTCGAAGCGGTCGTAGTTGTAAATGAAGACGGTTGCCTCGGCGATCCACGGCGTGAAGACGTTGGACCACGCATGCTTGGCCCAACCCGGGGAGGCCACATTCAGGTGGACATCGCCCGGTTCCAGACCGATCCAGTACATGGTGGACAGGTGGCCCACGGGGTAGGACGTGTGAGTGTGCTCCACCAGCTTGGCACGGGAGGTGGTACCGGAGGTGAAGTAGAGCAGGAGCGTCTCATCCGCGCGCGTGGGGGCGTCGGGCGTGAAGTCCGTGCCGGCGTCGTAAGAATCTGTGTAGTGTTTGGCATCCGGTCTGGTGCGTTCCGCACCCACCTCAATGAGTTGGTAGTCACCCTCGACGGCGGCAAACTTGCCGATGTTTGCACTGCCGACGGCCACCCAAGCCGCGCCGCCGCGCTCAACCCGGTCCTGCAGATCCCGGGCGCCCATGAGGGTGGTGGTGGGGATCATGACGATGCCCAGCTTGATGCCGGCCAGCATGAGCTCCCAGAGCTCCACCTGGTTGCCGAGCATGATGATCATGTGGTCGCCGCGTTTGACGCCCTGTTCCCGCAACCAGTTGCCGAGCTGGGAGGACCGCTCAGAGAGTTCCTTGAACGTGCGCCGCGTGGAGCTGCCGTCCTGTTCGACGATTACGAGGGCGGGCTGCCCGCCCCTGCCAGGATCGGCGGCCAGCTGGTCGAACCAGTCGAGGGCGAAGTTGAACTCCTCGAACCGTGGCCATTGGAATTCCTTGTGGGCCGTTGCGTAGTCTTCGCGCAGTTCCAGCAGCCGGTCACGGGCCGCACGGAAGTCCTCTGTGACTGTCATAGTCCGCCTTTCGCCTTCGGGTTGCCCGGCATCGTTGCCTTGGCATCCCGCCTAGTGATCCACATCACCTTGCAATATACTAGGACATCCAAGGGTTTGGAAGAGCCTCCCGGGACATGACGAAGGGGTCCAATGCTCGATCAAAAAGCTGCCGCCACCGTTACCAGCGGTCCAGCGTCGGAACGCGTCCTCCCTCCTTACCCGGAGGCGGACCTCATGCACGTGATTGATCTGCTGCCCGAGGGTGAGCGCGAGCGGTATCTGCGCACCAGGGACTTCCTGCAGGAGC
Proteins encoded:
- a CDS encoding AMP-binding protein, with translation MTVTEDFRAARDRLLELREDYATAHKEFQWPRFEEFNFALDWFDQLAADPGRGGQPALVIVEQDGSSTRRTFKELSERSSQLGNWLREQGVKRGDHMIIMLGNQVELWELMLAGIKLGIVMIPTTTLMGARDLQDRVERGGAAWVAVGSANIGKFAAVEGDYQLIEVGAERTRPDAKHYTDSYDAGTDFTPDAPTRADETLLLYFTSGTTSRAKLVEHTHTSYPVGHLSTMYWIGLEPGDVHLNVASPGWAKHAWSNVFTPWIAEATVFIYNYDRFDAAALMAQMGREGVTSFCAPPTVWRMLIQADLKQLTSPPRKVVSAGEPLNAEVIGQVEEAWGVTIRDGFGQTESTVQIANTPAQPVKIGSMGRPLPGYDVVLVDPLTGEEADDGELCLRLDPRPVGLMKSYFGDEAKTADAFRNGYYHTGDMASRDPDGVITYVGRDDDVFKSSDYRLSPFELESVLIEHPAVAEAAVVPSPDAVKLSVPKAFVVLAAGYEAGPAVAEDILRYCREHLAPFKRIRRLEFGELPKTISGKIRRVELRGSEVQRHGDGPLPSGLGVEYTEEEFPNLKD